The genomic interval TTAATGTTTGTTTTAGCTTGTGTTTTAAATGTTATGAATTATGATTTACATGAAAATATACAGAGCGCATTATTAAAAATTGGAAGTTTAGTAACACCTTTAGCATTACTTTCTGTTGGATTACAATTAACTTTTGATAGAAAAAGCCAGCATTGGAAATTCTTGCGATTGGGACTTTTCTTTAAATTAGTTTTAGTTCCTTTTATAATTTTTGTCTTGTATGTTTTTATTTTCAACCAACGTTCTGAAGTTATAAAAATCACATTGATGGAAACCGCAATGGCTCCAATGATTACTGGCGCAATCTTAGCTTCAACGTATGGCTTAAAACCAAAATTAAGCAGTATGATGATTGGTTTTGGAATCCCGATTTCTTTCTTAACCCTTGCTATTTGGTACTTTGTTTTGAGTTTTATTTAATTCAAAATACTAATTAGATAGAGAAAGTAGAATTTTAACTTTTTTTTACCTTTTGAATGTTTTCTAAATGCATTTTTTAGTTAATTTTAATGGAACTAAAAAAGATAAATTATGTCAACATTAAGATTAGGCGATATAGCACCAGATTTCAGCGCACAAACCACGCAGGGACCAATCAATTTTCATGAATGGTTAGGAGATTCTTGGGGTGTTTTATTTTCGCATCCAGCAGATTTTACTCCTGTTTGTACAACTGAATTAGGAACTGTAGCGAATTATGTTCCTGAGTTTACTAAAAGAAATACGAAAGTTATTGCACTAAGTGTAGATGGTCTAGATTCGCACAAAGAGTGGATTAAAGACATTAACGAAACTCAAAATACAGAAGTTAATTTCCCGATTATTGCAGACGAAGATAAAAAAGTAGCGAATTTATACGATATGCTTCATCCTAATGCAAGTGATAAATTTACAGTTCGTTCTGTTTTTGTTATTGGACCAGATAAAAAAATCAAATTGACTTTGACATATCCAGCTTCGACAGGAAGAAATTTTGACGAATTACTTCGTGTAATCGATAGTTTGCAATTAACAGCAAATTATAGCGTTGCAACTCCTGCAAACTGGAAAGACGGAGAAGATGTTGTAATTGCGCCAGCAATTCCCGACAGCGATATTCCAGCAAAATTCCCAAAAGGGCATACGCCAATAAAACCTTATTTACGTTTGACTCCGCAACCGAATAAATAGTTTTTGAGGTACTAAGATACTGAGATGCTAAGGTTCTAAGGTTTTTGATATAAAAAACGCTAAGATTTCACAAATTGAAATCTTAGCGTTTTATTTTTTTATAAAAATTCACAACGACTTGGTAGAAAACTTAGAACCTTAGCAACTTAGCCCCTCAGAACCTTACTTAACCGCCAACAAAGCATTCATTCTTTTTTTGTCTCCAACAACCCAAAGAATATCATTTTTTTCTAGAATTAAACTAGATTCTGGATTTAAGATACGATTTCCATTTCTTTCGATACCGACAACCATTCCGTCCGTTTTGGTTCTGAATTGACCAATGCTTTTTTGAACGAATTCATCTTGAGAAACCTCTAGCTGACGTAAAACAATATTAGTTTCTTCTACTTTTTCTGGCGCTTCTGTTTCGTTTTGATTTAAATATTTTGTGAATTCAACAATTTGTGCATCAGTTCCAATTACACAAATTTCATCTCCAGGAAATAAACGCTCGTTTTTAGTTGGAATCGGAATTGTAACTTCCCCGCGCTTTATATATGCAATGTTAATTCCTAATTGTTCGCGAATCTTTAATTCCTGTAATGTTTTACCAACCAAATTAGATTCTTTTTTAATATCAAAAAAAGACATGTGACCATCCCAAGGCATTAAATTAGCATATCTTCTGTCTATCTTTTTGTTCTCACGATCGTTCAGGTTTTTCAAAAAGTGATTTTCAATTTTATGATATTGTTCATTTAATTTTTTAGGGAAAATCTGGTAAGCTCCAATCGCAATAATAAGCGCAATAAAAGCAACTAAAGGCGAGAAGAATATATTCAATAAAAATCCGACAAAGAACAATCCAAGACTCATTCTGATTAAAATAAGCATTAATAAAGCTCCTCTGTATTTTCGTTCTTCCCAAAGTATTTCTACTTCTTCAACTTTTACGCGTCGAAGCGAAAGCGCCCATAAAAAAGGAGCAATAATAACTAATGTCAATAAAGCTGCTAAAGTGTTTCCAAATCGTGTATCGGCTACCAATGGAGCAACGAATTTAGCTGACAATAAAATAATTGCGGTAATAATTATGGTATGAAGTATAATCTGCGTTATAGATGAACGAAGTACAATCTGCCAAGTGCTGACAGATTTAATAGCTTGCGCATTTACACTATATCGGTTGATATTTTTAACCCATCGTTTCGGCATTTTTGATTCTAAAAACAAAGCAAATCTTTCGGAATACTTAATCAAAAAAGGAGTTGTAAAAGTAGTTATGGCAGATACTGCAACAATAATTGGATATAAGAAATCGCTGGTTACTTTTAGCGTCATTCCAAGAGTTGCAATAATAAAAGAGAATTCTCCAATTTGCGCCAAACTCATTCCAGTTTGTACAGATTGTTTTAATGGCTGACCAGAAATCAATGCTCCGATAGAAGAACTAAAAGCTTTTCCGAAAATAGTTAATAAAGTAATTAAAGCAACAGGAAGAGCATAAGAAACTAAAGTTCCAGGATTAATCAACATTCCTACCGATACAAAGAAAACGGCACCAAATAAATCTTTAACTGGCTGAATTAAATGCTCAATTTTTTCTGCCATCGTTGTTTCAGCAATAATAGAACCCATTATAAAAGCTCCTAAAGCAGGTGAAAATCCAA from Flavobacterium sp. YJ01 carries:
- a CDS encoding peroxiredoxin is translated as MSTLRLGDIAPDFSAQTTQGPINFHEWLGDSWGVLFSHPADFTPVCTTELGTVANYVPEFTKRNTKVIALSVDGLDSHKEWIKDINETQNTEVNFPIIADEDKKVANLYDMLHPNASDKFTVRSVFVIGPDKKIKLTLTYPASTGRNFDELLRVIDSLQLTANYSVATPANWKDGEDVVIAPAIPDSDIPAKFPKGHTPIKPYLRLTPQPNK
- a CDS encoding cation:proton antiporter, with protein sequence MIALNAAAESTHHLQPLISDLGLILMTAGIAVLLFKKMKQPLVLGYLIAGFLAGNHFDFFPSITDMKSVEVWAEIGVIFLLFSLGLEFSFKKLMKVGGTSSVTAITQILFMTLVGFCVGQWMGWGKMDSIFLGATLSISSTTIIIRAFDELGVKGKKFVGIVFGALIVEDIVAILMLVLLSTIAVSDQVSGTELLQSVLKLVFFLIIWFLGGIFIIPTIFKKAKHLLTDEMLLIISLALCLMMVIFAAKVGFSPALGAFIMGSIIAETTMAEKIEHLIQPVKDLFGAVFFVSVGMLINPGTLVSYALPVALITLLTIFGKAFSSSIGALISGQPLKQSVQTGMSLAQIGEFSFIIATLGMTLKVTSDFLYPIIVAVSAITTFTTPFLIKYSERFALFLESKMPKRWVKNINRYSVNAQAIKSVSTWQIVLRSSITQIILHTIIITAIILLSAKFVAPLVADTRFGNTLAALLTLVIIAPFLWALSLRRVKVEEVEILWEERKYRGALLMLILIRMSLGLFFVGFLLNIFFSPLVAFIALIIAIGAYQIFPKKLNEQYHKIENHFLKNLNDRENKKIDRRYANLMPWDGHMSFFDIKKESNLVGKTLQELKIREQLGINIAYIKRGEVTIPIPTKNERLFPGDEICVIGTDAQIVEFTKYLNQNETEAPEKVEETNIVLRQLEVSQDEFVQKSIGQFRTKTDGMVVGIERNGNRILNPESSLILEKNDILWVVGDKKRMNALLAVK